One segment of Aquimarina sp. BL5 DNA contains the following:
- a CDS encoding glycine--tRNA ligase, producing MANQEDKFKKVIAHAKEYGYIFGSSEIYDGLSAVYDYGQNGAELKKNIREYWWKSMVHMNQNIVGLDAAIFMHPTTWKASGHVDAFSDPLIDNKDSKKRYRADVLLEDYAEKQYQKAQKEIAKAKKRFGDSFDEEQYITTNPRVVKYLSEQQRVLKRMAKSLENEDLADVKALIEELGIADPDTGSKNWTDVRQFNLMFGTKLGASAESATDLYLRPETAQGIFVNFLNVQKTGRMKIPFGIAQTGKAFRNEIVARQFIFRMREFEQMEMQFFVRPGEEMKWYEHWKETRLNWHLSLGLGKENYRFHDHDKLAHYANAAADIEFNFPFGFKELEGIHSRTDFDLKAHEEFSGKKLQFFDPELKESYVPYVVETSVGLDRMFLAVFSTALQDEVLEDGSSRVVLKLPAVVAPVKAAILPLVKKDGLPEVAEKIVEDLKWKFNVAYDEKDAIGRRYRRQDAAGTPICITVDHDTLNDQTVTIRDRDTMEQKRVPISELKSIISEKVDAEFWLK from the coding sequence ATGGCAAATCAAGAAGATAAATTTAAGAAGGTTATAGCTCATGCTAAGGAGTATGGGTATATTTTTGGTTCTAGTGAGATCTATGATGGATTGAGCGCGGTATATGATTACGGGCAAAATGGAGCCGAGCTTAAAAAGAACATTAGAGAATATTGGTGGAAGAGCATGGTGCATATGAACCAAAATATTGTAGGGTTGGATGCTGCAATATTTATGCACCCAACGACCTGGAAAGCTTCAGGCCACGTAGATGCTTTTAGTGATCCACTTATAGATAATAAAGATTCTAAAAAAAGATATAGAGCGGATGTGTTGTTAGAGGATTATGCTGAAAAACAATACCAAAAAGCTCAAAAAGAAATAGCGAAAGCTAAAAAACGTTTTGGAGACTCTTTTGATGAAGAACAATATATTACAACCAACCCGAGAGTAGTAAAATATCTTTCAGAACAACAGAGAGTATTGAAGCGTATGGCAAAATCTTTGGAAAATGAAGATCTAGCCGATGTAAAAGCGTTGATTGAAGAACTAGGTATTGCTGATCCCGATACAGGATCTAAAAACTGGACAGATGTTAGGCAATTTAATCTGATGTTCGGTACTAAGCTTGGTGCCTCTGCAGAGTCTGCTACGGATTTATACTTAAGACCAGAAACAGCGCAAGGTATTTTTGTTAATTTTTTGAATGTTCAGAAAACAGGTCGAATGAAAATTCCTTTTGGAATAGCACAGACAGGTAAGGCATTTAGAAATGAGATTGTTGCAAGACAATTTATCTTTAGAATGCGTGAGTTTGAACAAATGGAAATGCAGTTCTTTGTGCGTCCAGGAGAAGAAATGAAGTGGTATGAGCATTGGAAAGAAACGCGATTAAACTGGCATTTATCATTAGGATTAGGAAAAGAAAATTATCGTTTCCACGATCATGATAAGTTAGCACATTATGCAAATGCTGCAGCAGATATAGAATTTAATTTCCCATTTGGATTTAAAGAATTGGAAGGAATTCACTCTAGAACAGATTTTGACTTAAAAGCACACGAAGAGTTTTCGGGTAAAAAATTACAATTTTTTGATCCAGAATTAAAAGAAAGCTATGTTCCTTATGTAGTGGAAACATCAGTAGGATTGGACAGAATGTTTCTTGCTGTATTCTCTACCGCATTGCAGGATGAGGTACTAGAAGATGGATCTAGTAGAGTAGTCTTAAAATTACCGGCAGTGGTAGCGCCAGTGAAGGCAGCTATTCTCCCATTAGTTAAAAAAGATGGCCTACCAGAAGTTGCAGAAAAAATTGTAGAAGATCTTAAATGGAAATTCAATGTAGCTTATGATGAGAAGGATGCTATTGGGCGTCGTTACAGAAGGCAAGATGCAGCAGGAACACCGATATGTATTACAGTAGATCATGATACATTAAATGATCAAACGGTGACGATAAGAGATAGAGATACTATGGAGCAGAAACGTGTTCCGATTTCAGAACTAAAATCCATTATCTCAGAAAAAGTGGATGCAGAATTTTGGTTAAAATAA
- a CDS encoding GEVED domain-containing protein — protein sequence MTATLVTSSSYMKDVEPLKGKKLIPEEIREGEVNPKRTGANKIVPGKGLPKGQDALLLKQKSASNTRANRAPSLIFEANSSSFSPSDPTGAIGPNHYITAKNFAFAIYDRNGNVLVPSTSLTNIFPGESLGDPIVFYDNFADRFVITQFSETPNGFLVAVCKGPDPVNDGWYTYRFNTGSFPDYTKFSIWSDGYYVTANKDQGQQMTSEVVYVIDREQMLTGVDRAQMIGFPLPGSRVGRFYSPASFNAIGSSLPPAGNAKIIYFQDDEWEGVNEDALKLWTINVDWINPEQSTIAEAEELNVSNGNITPFDSTFDGGSFGNLPQPGTAGQDIDVLQGTVMYATNYRRFCSYNSVVLNFPIDIDDRLDSDNLSGIRWYELRQNGDDQPWSVFQEGTYTSPGGKSAWCASMIMDIFGNIGMGYTTIGTVADGANTDSFGSIRYTGRLADDPLGTMTFAEQTIAVGTDVSITTRNRYGDYAQITVDPLDDQTFWHIAEYFEGTGNNARDIVGVFKIAENVANDVGVISIDTPDDATFTTSEVITVTIKNYGTTTQNNIPISYSINGGTAVNEIFTGTIGAGQTTSFTFNTTANLTGSDTSFILAETNQVGDVMPENDCITKEISNLLPNDVGAISLVSPISGGGLSSEEAITISIRNYGGSPQSNIPVFYTLDGGAVVSEIFTGTIDVGETAQYTFTTTADLSEFASYAFQVGTSLGIDQDINNDSINRIIEHRLCSPTSDCLRFGDGLSSFELSNISNRNIECGNGYDDFTNMVINLDRSIGVYALTVQVGFAQGDSEQLSLWIDYDDDTIFEDEELIISNQVISEENINQTFLFALGNEAPLGTHLLRVRAGDTNTNNGADLNDPCGSMQFGTTHDYTVEIGENTNPNSDLIVISLPSKQFLITMSDSNADNVLRLVVYNINGQIIYANNKVEKDANGRFFDSVDMSYASTGIYFVRLGGSKTGKSAKFSVN from the coding sequence ATGACTGCTACGTTGGTTACTTCTTCTAGTTATATGAAAGATGTAGAACCACTGAAGGGTAAGAAGTTGATCCCGGAAGAAATTAGAGAAGGAGAGGTAAACCCTAAGAGAACTGGTGCTAATAAAATTGTACCTGGTAAAGGATTGCCAAAAGGGCAAGATGCTTTATTATTAAAGCAAAAAAGTGCTAGCAATACTAGAGCTAATAGAGCTCCTTCATTGATTTTTGAAGCTAATTCCAGTTCTTTTTCTCCATCCGATCCTACAGGAGCGATAGGGCCTAATCATTATATAACGGCTAAAAATTTTGCGTTTGCAATCTATGATAGAAATGGAAATGTTTTAGTGCCTTCTACCTCCTTGACTAATATTTTTCCAGGAGAATCCTTGGGAGATCCGATTGTGTTTTATGATAATTTTGCTGATCGATTTGTAATAACACAGTTTAGTGAGACTCCTAATGGTTTTTTAGTGGCAGTTTGTAAAGGCCCTGATCCTGTTAATGATGGATGGTATACATATCGTTTTAATACCGGTAGTTTTCCGGATTATACTAAATTTTCAATTTGGTCAGATGGCTATTATGTGACAGCTAATAAAGATCAAGGACAGCAAATGACAAGTGAGGTGGTATATGTTATAGATAGAGAACAAATGCTAACAGGTGTTGATAGAGCCCAAATGATTGGTTTTCCTTTACCTGGATCCAGAGTTGGAAGGTTTTATAGCCCAGCTTCTTTTAATGCAATAGGAAGTTCTCTTCCTCCAGCTGGAAATGCAAAGATCATTTATTTTCAGGATGATGAATGGGAAGGGGTTAACGAAGATGCACTAAAATTATGGACAATTAATGTAGATTGGATTAATCCCGAACAATCTACGATTGCTGAAGCAGAAGAACTAAATGTTAGTAATGGAAATATAACTCCTTTTGATTCTACATTTGATGGAGGTTCGTTTGGAAATCTTCCACAGCCAGGTACAGCGGGCCAAGATATTGATGTTTTACAGGGTACTGTAATGTATGCAACTAATTATAGAAGGTTTTGTAGTTATAATTCTGTAGTATTAAATTTTCCGATAGATATTGACGATAGATTAGATTCGGATAATTTGTCTGGAATAAGATGGTATGAGCTCCGTCAAAATGGTGATGATCAGCCGTGGTCCGTATTTCAGGAAGGAACATATACCTCACCTGGCGGTAAAAGCGCCTGGTGTGCGAGTATGATCATGGATATTTTTGGAAATATCGGAATGGGTTATACGACTATTGGTACTGTAGCTGATGGTGCAAATACGGATAGTTTTGGTTCTATTAGATATACCGGACGATTAGCCGATGATCCTTTAGGAACTATGACTTTTGCAGAACAGACGATAGCTGTAGGTACTGATGTAAGTATAACGACAAGAAATCGTTATGGCGATTATGCACAGATTACTGTAGATCCACTTGATGATCAAACATTTTGGCATATTGCAGAGTACTTTGAGGGTACAGGAAACAATGCTAGAGATATTGTTGGAGTATTCAAAATTGCGGAAAACGTGGCAAATGATGTAGGTGTTATTAGCATTGATACTCCGGATGATGCTACTTTTACTACTTCTGAAGTGATTACTGTTACTATTAAGAATTATGGTACTACAACACAAAATAATATTCCAATAAGTTATTCTATTAATGGAGGAACGGCCGTTAATGAAATTTTTACAGGAACTATTGGGGCAGGCCAAACGACATCGTTTACTTTTAATACAACTGCAAATTTAACCGGTAGTGATACCTCTTTCATTCTAGCAGAAACAAATCAAGTTGGTGATGTTATGCCTGAAAATGATTGTATAACTAAAGAAATTTCTAATTTGTTACCAAATGATGTAGGAGCTATTAGCTTAGTATCTCCCATATCTGGAGGAGGTCTTTCGTCTGAAGAAGCTATTACGATAAGTATCAGGAATTATGGGGGTTCTCCACAATCCAATATTCCGGTTTTTTATACGCTTGATGGTGGAGCAGTGGTGAGTGAAATATTTACGGGAACTATCGATGTTGGAGAAACTGCCCAATATACATTCACCACAACTGCTGATTTATCAGAATTTGCGAGCTATGCGTTTCAGGTAGGAACCTCTTTAGGAATAGATCAGGATATTAATAATGATTCAATAAATAGAATAATCGAGCATCGATTATGTTCGCCTACGTCTGATTGTTTAAGATTTGGAGATGGATTGTCATCTTTTGAATTATCCAATATCTCTAACCGAAATATCGAATGTGGAAATGGCTATGATGATTTCACTAATATGGTAATTAATCTAGATAGATCCATAGGAGTGTATGCATTAACTGTTCAGGTAGGTTTTGCACAAGGTGATTCGGAACAATTATCTTTATGGATAGATTATGATGATGATACTATTTTTGAAGATGAAGAGTTGATTATCAGTAACCAAGTAATATCAGAAGAAAACATTAATCAAACTTTTCTTTTTGCATTAGGTAATGAAGCTCCGTTAGGAACACATTTACTAAGAGTTAGAGCTGGGGATACGAATACCAATAATGGGGCAGATCTTAATGATCCATGTGGGTCTATGCAGTTTGGTACTACACACGATTATACCGTAGAAATAGGAGAAAATACGAATCCTAATTCTGATCTTATAGTGATTAGTCTTCCTAGTAAACAGTTTTTAATTACTATGAGTGATTCTAATGCAGATAATGTTTTAAGGCTTGTAGTTTATAATATAAATGGTCAGATTATTTACGCTAATAATAAAGTAGAAAAAGATGCGAATGGTAGATTTTTTGATAGCGTGGATATGTCATATGCTAGTACAGGAATCTATTTTGTCCGTCTTGGAGGAAGTAAGACGGGGAAATCAGCTAAATTCTCTGTAAACTAA